The following coding sequences lie in one Musa acuminata AAA Group cultivar baxijiao chromosome BXJ1-8, Cavendish_Baxijiao_AAA, whole genome shotgun sequence genomic window:
- the LOC135582250 gene encoding probable potassium transporter 13 — MDLESRSRASDSLPSKSYRTTLLLAYQSFGVVYGDLSISPIYVYKSTFSGKLRLHEEDAEILGVLSLVFWTLTLIALCKYIIFVLAADDDGEGGTFALYSLMCRNSKMGLLSTPHAAQEHLTAYNPEVHCDETRTSLSIKRFIEKNQSSRLVLLLFVLLGTSMVIGDGVLTPTMSVVSAVSGLRIKVPGLHENYTVLISCIILMCLFALQHHGTHRVGFLFAPILISWLVCLSTIGIYNTIMWNPRIVRALSPHYIYYFFNKAGKDGWSSLGSLVLCITGAEAMFADLGHFSKISIRIAFAAVVYPCLVLAYMGEAAYLSKHTEDLQQSFFKALPEGVFWPVFVIATLATVVGSQAIISASFSIISQCRALGCFPRVRIIHTSSHIHGQIYIPEVNWILMLLCLVLTIGFRDTFMIGTAYGLAVITVMLVTTCLMFLIITTVWKQSILLALLFTITFGSLELLYLSACLAKVHHGGWLPLLISMTILMTMFTWHYGTAKKRAFELQNKVSLDRLLSITPSLGLVRVPGIGLVYSNATNGVPPMFAHFVTNFPAFHRVLIFVCLQTLTVPKVPHDERFLVGRIGEPAHGLFRCVVRYGYKDERSDSYEFENQLLLKVAQFLRQEGGGLSQPDSELSSIGESSPSWLVLGGGDGGGRKRVRFEGDEATAEVRQEVWELLEGREAGVSYMIGHTCVVAHESSPLIKKLAIDVVYGFLRRNSRSPAVSLGIPHASLVEVGMVYHV, encoded by the exons ATGGATTTGGAGTCTCGATCTCGGGCGTCGGATAGCTTGCCCTCG AAATCATACAGAACCACTCTTTTGTTGGCCTACCAGAGTTTTGGTGTTGTATATGGTGACTTGAGCATCTCGCCCATTTATGTCTACAAGAGCACCTTCTCGGGCAAGCTGCGCCTTCATGAGGAAGATGCTGAGATCCTTGGAGTCCTTTCTCTGGTTTTCTGGACTCTTACTCTCATCGCACTCTGCAAGTACATTATCTTTGTGCTAGCAGCAGATGATGATGGCGAAG GTGGGACCTTTGCGTTGTACTCATTAATGTGCCGAAACTCAAAGATGGGACTCTTGAGCACACCCCATGCTGCTCAGGAGCACTTGACTGCTTACAATCCGGAAGTACACTGTGATGAAACTAGGACTAGCTTATCAATAAAGAGGTTTATTGAGAAGAATCAATCTTCTCGACTGGTGCTGCTGCTATTTGTGCTATTAGGGACAAGTATGGTCATCGGTGATGGTGTTTTGACCCCAACAATGTCAG TTGTCTCGGCAGTTTCTGGACTCAGAATTAAGGTCCCAGGTTTGCATGAAA ATTACACTGTTTTGATTTCCTGTATCATCTTGATGTGCCTTTTTGCTCTGCAACACCATGGAACACATCGTGTTGGCTTTCTGTTTGctccgatcttgatctcttggctTGTCTGCCTAAGTACTATTGGAATCTACAACACAATTATGTGGAACCCTCGTATTGTTCGTGCTCTCTCTCCACACTATATTTATTACTTTTTTAATAAAGCTGGAAAAGATGGATGGAGTTCACTGGGCAGTCTTGTCCTTTGTATTACAG GTGCTGAGGCAATGTTTGCTGACCTAGGGCACTTCTCAAAGATTTCGATTAGG ATAGCATTTGCAGCTGTAGTATATCCCTGCTTGGTGCTGGCCTACATGGGTGAAGCAGCGTACCTGTCCAAGCACACAGAGGATCTCCAACAAAGCTTTTTCAAAGCCCTTCCAG AAGGTGTATTTTGGCCAGTGTTTGTCATTGCTACATTAGCCACAGTTGTAGGCAGTCAGGCAATCATCTCTGCATCATTCTCCATCATCAGCCAATGCAGAGCTTTGGGATGTTTCCCACGTGTGAGGATCATACACACCTCGAGCCATATCCATGGCCAGATATACATTCCAGAGGTGAACTGGATCTTGATGCTCCTCTGCCTCGTTCTCACCATTGGTTTCAGAGACACTTTCATGATTGGAACTGCTTATG GTCTAGCTGTGATCACAGTAATGCTGGTGACAACATGTTTGATGTTCCTTATCATCACTACAGTATGGAAGCAATCCATTTTGCTGGCACTCCTCTTCACCATCACATTTGGATCCCTGGAACTCCTCTACCTGTCTGCATGCCTTGCCAAAGTCCACCATGGAGGATGGCTTCCCCTCCTAATCTCGATGACCATCCTGATGACTATGTTCACTTGGCACTACGGGACTGCTAAGAAGCGGGCATTCGAGCTCCAGAACAAGGTCAGCCTCGATCGTCTCCTCAGCATCACCCCGAGCCTTGGCCTCGTCCGAGTCCCTGGAATTGGCCTCGTCTACTCCAACGCCACTAATGGCGTCCCGCCCATGTTCGCTCACTTCGTCACCAACTTCCCTGCCTTCCATCGCGTCCTCATATTTGTGTGCTTGCAGACGCTAACAGTGCCCAAAGTGCCACATGATGAACGCTTCTTGGTGGGAAGGATTGGAGAACCGGCACACGGGCTCTTCAGATGCGTCGTCAGGTACGGGTACAAGGATGAACGCTCGGACAGCTATGAATTCGAGAACCAGCTGCTGCTGAAGGTTGCGCAGTTCCTTCGGCAGGAAGGTGGAGGCTTGTCGCAGCCGGACAGTGAGCTGTCTTCGATCGGCGAGTCGTCGCCGTCCTGGTTAGTTTTGGGTGGAGGGGATGGTGGTGGAAGGAAGAGAGTGCGGTTCGAAGGGGATGAAGCAACAGCAGAAGTGAGGCAGGAGGTGTGGGAGCTACTGGAGGGTCGGGAGGCCGGCGTTTCATACATGATTGGCCACACGTGTGTGGTAGCTCACGAGTCCTCGCCGTTGATCAAGAAGCTCGCGATCGACGTGGTGTATGGGTTTCTTCGTCGGAATTCTCGGAGTCCGGCAGTTTCTCTTGGGATCCCACACGCTTCACTGGTTGAGGTTGGCATGGTGTATCATGTGTGA
- the LOC135587179 gene encoding probable LRR receptor-like serine/threonine-protein kinase At1g56140, with the protein MAVHSSALFFFSFSLCLLLLVERAAAQATTDPTEVLALNTILGRWGKKASSWNISGEPCSGVAIDSTTFDDGTYNPLIKCDCTYNNSNTCHITQLKVYALDVVGTIPQELQNLPFLTKIKFDQNYLTGPLPAFIGNLTSLQSLSVGINNLSGPIPKELGKLQNLNLLGMGTNYFSGSVPSEFGNLVNLQEWYMDSSGLSGELPENLSNLKNMRILWASDNNFTGRIPDYIGGWTNLTVLRFQGNSFQGPIPASLSSLTKLTDLRIGDIVNGSSSLAFISNLTSLSTLVLRNCKISDAIPSNFAKYTNLLKLDFSFNNITGQVPQSLFSLSSLAYLFLGNNSLDGTLPEQKSTSLINIDLSYNQLSGSFPSWVNQSNLQLNLVANNFVIDDSNSSVLPSGLNCLQRNIPCYRGSPIYYSFAINCGGSKTITASDNTMYEIDNANLTSASYYVTNPTKWGVSNVGIFAEATSPTYVVNSLSQFQNTLDSELFQAERLSPSSLRYYGIGLQNGNYTVKLQFADAVFPDPPTWKSVGRRIFDIYIQGVLKEKDFDIRKDAGGSSTKAVVKEFIAPVTNNFLEIHFFWAGKGTCCVPTQGFYGASISAISVSPSDFTPTVSNKPPSTDSNKTRTGLIVGISAAVAVLGLLTICGILTWRNRKRRLSEQNEVFTGLDVKPYTFSYAELRTATEDFNPSNVVGEGGFGPVFKGKLTDGRTVAVKQLSATSHQGKGQFLAEIATISAVQHRNLVKLHGCCVEEEKRLLVYEYLENKSLDQAIFGKSDLHLDWPKRFEVLLGVARGLTYLHEESRVRIVHRDVKASNILLDADLNPKISDFGLAKLYDDKMTHINTRVAGTIGYLAPEYAMRGHLTEKADVFAFGVLALEILSGRPNSDQNLDPEKVYLLEWAWTLHENRCDLEMVDKKLTSFDKGVVSRIIGIALLCTQASPVLRPPMSRVVAMLVGDTEVTDVTSRPSYLTEWQHKDVSSSYVTGYFDSSTQRSENTQVTFPSSESTAVNMESAPLTTQPYMNKAIEEGR; encoded by the exons ATGGCGGTGCACAGTTCTGCcttgttcttcttctccttctccctgtGTTTGCTCCTCCTTGTGGAGAGAGCCGCAGCTCAGGCCACGACAGACCCAACCGAAG TTCTGGCATTGAACACGATCTTAGGGAGATGGGGAAAGAAGGCATCATCTTGGAATATCAGTGGTGAACCATGCAGTGGTGTTGCTATTGATTCAACCACATTCGATGATGGGACTTACAACCCACTAATCAAATGCGATTGCACCTATAACAACAGCAACACCTGCCATATCACTCAGCT GAAGGTTTATGCCTTGGATGTGGTTGGAACTATCCCTCAGGAGCTGCAGAATCTGCCCTTCCTCACAAAAAT AAAATTCGATCAAAACTACCTGACTGGTCCCCTTCCTGCATTCATTGGAAACTTGACTTCGCTGCAATCCTT GAGTGTAGGGATTAATAACTTATCAGGTCCAATACCAAAAGAGCTTGGAAAACTACAGAATCTCAACCTTCT GGGTATGGGCACAAATTACTTCAGTGGTTCTGTTCCTTCAGAGTTTGGAAATTTGGTGAACCTACAAGAATG GTATATGGATAGTTCTGGACTTAGTGGTGAGCTGCCAGAAAATCTATCCAATCTTAAGAACATGCGGATATT GTGGGCTTCAGACAATAATTTCACCGGCAGAATACCTGATTACATTGGCGGATGGACAAACCTTACCGTCTT GAGGTTCCAAGGCAACTCCTTTCAGGGTCCAATTCCTGCAAGCCTTTCTAGCCTCACCAAACTGACTGATCT AAGAATTGGAGATATCGTAAATGGAAGCTCTTCGTTGGCCTTTATTAGTAATTTGACATCACTGAGCACCTT GGTACTGCGGAACTGCAAGATTTCTGATGCTATTCCGTCAAACTTTGCAAAATACACAAATTTACTAAAACT AGATTTTAGCTTTAACAATATTACGGGCCAAGTTCCTCAGTCCCTCTTCAGTTTGAGTTCACTGGCCTACTT ATTTCTTGGGAACAACAGCCTAGATGGTACCTTACCGGAGCAAAAGAGCACCTCTCTAATAAATAT AGATTTATCATACAATCAATTATCAGGAAGCTTTCCATCTTGGGTTAACCAATCAAACTTACAATT GAACTTGGTGGCAAACAACTTTGTAATTGATGATTCCAACAGCAG TGTCTTACCATCGGGACTGAACTGCCTTCAGCGAAATATACCGTGTTATCGTGGTTCTCCAATCT ATTATTCCTTTGCAATAAATTGTGGAGGCAGTAAGACAATTACAGCTTCTGATAACACTATGTATGAGATTGATAATGCCAATCTGACGAGTGCATCGTACTATGTGACAAACCCAACCAAATGGGGTGTCAGCAATGTTGGAATCTTTGCAGAAGCTACTAGTCCTACTTATGTAGTAAACAGTCTATCTCAGTTTCAAAATACTCTAGACTCAGAATTGTTTCAGGCTGAAAGGCTATCTCCGTCTTCGCTGAGATATTATGGCATTGGTCTTCAAAATGGAAATTACACCGTAAAACTCCAATTCGCTGATGCTGTCTTCCCCGACCCACCTACTTGGAAAAGTGTGGGTAGAAGGATCTTTGACATTTATATTCAG GGTGTTCTCAAAGAGAAAGACTTTGATATAAGAAAGGATGCTGGTGGCAGCTCCACAAAAGCTGTTGTTAAGGAATTCATTGCTCCGGTAACAAATAATTTCCTTGAAATCCATTTTTTCTGGGCTGGAAAGGGTACTTGTTGTGTACCAACACAAGGTTTCTATGGCGCGTCCATTTCAGCTATCAGTGTATCTCCTTCCG ACTTCACTCCAACTGTGTCTAACAAACCACCAAGTACGGATTCAAATAAGACACGTACGGGTCTGATCGTGGGTATATCAGCTGCTGTTGCTGTTTTAGGGTTGTTGACTATATGTGGAATTCTTACCTGGAGAAACAGAAAAAGAAGATTAAGTGAGCAGAATGAAG TATTCACAGGACTAGATGTGAAACCTTACACCTTCAGTTATGCTGAACTGAGGACTGCAACCGAAGACTTCAATCCTTCTAATGTAGTGGGGGAAGGAGGATTTGGCCCAGTGTTTAAG GGTAAACTGACAGATGGAAGAACAGTAGCTGTCAAGCAACTCTCAGCAACATCTCATCAAGGAAAGGGCCAGTTCTTGGCAGAGATTGCAACTATATCTGCTGTGCAACACCGCAACCTTGTAAAGTTGCATGGCTGCTGTGTCGAGGAAGAAAAGCGGCTTTTAGTCTATGAGTATTTAGAGAACAAGAGCCTCGATCAAGCAATTTTCG GGAAGAGTGATTTACACCTTGACTGGCCAAAGCGCTTTGAGGTATTGTTGGGTGTAGCAAGAGGTCTAACCTATCTTCATGAGGAGTCAAGAGTGCGAATCGTGCATAGAGATGTCAAGGCTAGTAATATTCTCCTAGATGCTGACCTCAACCcaaaaatctcagattttggTCTGGCGAAACTCTATGATGACAAGATGACTCACATTAATACCAGGGTTGCTGGTACAAT TGGATATCTGGCACCAGAGTACGCCATGAGAGGACATCTCACGGAGAAAGCTGATGTGTTTGCATTTGGGGTGCTGGCTTTGGAGATTCTTAGTGGAAGGCCTAATTCTGATCAAAATCTTGATCCAGAGAAGGTTTATCTGCTCGAATGG GCATGGACTCTACATGAGAATAGGTGCGACTTGGAAATGGTGGACAAAAAGCTGACATCATTCGACAAGGGAGTGGTCAGCCGCATCATTGGAATAGCTTTGCTTTGCACCCAAGCATCACCTGTGCTTCGACCACCAATGTCAAGGGTCGTGGCCATGCTGGTAGGAGATACCGAAGTGACAGACGTCACCTCAAGGCCTAGTTACTTGACTGAATGGCAACACAAGGATGTAAGCAGCAGCTATGTAACCGGCTACTTCGATAGTTCAACCCAAAGATCAGAAAATACCCAAGTGACGTTCCCATCTAGTGAGAGCACAGCGGTCAACATGGAAAGCGCACCTTTGACGACACAACCATATATGAACAAGGCCATTGAGGAGGGCAGGTGA